The following coding sequences are from one Abyssicoccus albus window:
- a CDS encoding TetR/AcrR family transcriptional regulator codes for MPSANQKRMIKHIHETVFILLHDYHFDEITVQNICDIAEINRSTFYRYFQDKYELLYTLPDFIAQQIIAKGDTLADITTSESFEDFIYYICNNKKIFKHLLVSSRQADVFRSLTNVGREMILNNSTRKRGPLAQKIRESKHPEIVADFYSSGVIEVLRRWVENDYNYTVEEVFVTLNNVLETSLYYYDK; via the coding sequence ATGCCGTCAGCAAATCAAAAGCGTATGATTAAACATATTCATGAAACAGTGTTTATACTTTTACATGATTATCATTTTGATGAAATCACGGTTCAAAACATATGTGATATTGCAGAAATCAACCGCAGTACGTTCTATAGATACTTCCAAGATAAATATGAATTACTCTACACTTTACCTGACTTTATTGCACAACAAATTATAGCTAAAGGTGACACATTAGCAGACATTACAACCTCTGAATCATTTGAAGACTTTATTTATTACATTTGTAATAATAAAAAGATTTTTAAGCATCTATTAGTTTCGTCTCGACAGGCAGATGTATTTAGAAGTTTAACGAATGTGGGTCGCGAAATGATTTTAAATAATTCAACTCGTAAGCGTGGCCCCTTAGCGCAAAAGATTAGAGAAAGTAAACATCCTGAAATTGTAGCTGATTTTTACAGTAGTGGCGTAATAGAAGTACTACGACGTTGGGTAGAAAATGACTATAACTATACAGTTGAAGAAGTGT
- a CDS encoding glycine betaine ABC transporter substrate-binding protein — protein sequence MLKRRSSKFLGLLATLALAIVLSACGNSGSGSGSSDDSQTSLGNKEIEIPYIASDNSTPRSLVIAEVLKKAGYDVTTTPVTASGPLYTAVSENSDSFHASGIFPTTDKSYYDKFKSKLTIYDDKHLIDNAKVGLAVPKYVQDVDSISDLKNSDFGKSVDWTIQGTDARNGVMQETKDELDSDNLDKYSLKESSDQDQFKKIQSAFKQQEPIVFTSMEPSWFSKELDVKMLKDPDNIYGNNNQHIDLVFNKNFKEAHPAAYTIATRMADDWSKSDEDKLAKKIFVDNKNPEQVAKDYVDDNDNKVDEWLEDIETN from the coding sequence ATGTTAAAACGACGTAGTTCGAAATTCTTAGGACTACTAGCCACACTAGCCTTAGCTATAGTGCTAAGTGCTTGTGGTAATAGTGGTAGCGGTAGTGGTTCATCAGACGATAGTCAAACATCACTTGGTAATAAAGAAATCGAAATACCTTATATCGCGAGTGATAATTCAACACCACGTTCACTAGTTATAGCAGAAGTATTGAAAAAAGCAGGTTATGATGTAACAACTACACCAGTAACAGCAAGTGGCCCGTTATATACTGCTGTATCAGAGAATTCTGATTCATTCCATGCATCAGGTATCTTCCCTACTACTGATAAAAGTTACTACGATAAGTTCAAAAGTAAATTAACAATTTATGATGATAAACATTTAATTGATAACGCAAAAGTAGGTTTAGCCGTACCTAAGTACGTGCAAGATGTCGACTCAATTAGTGACTTAAAAAACAGTGACTTCGGAAAATCTGTAGATTGGACAATTCAAGGCACAGACGCACGTAATGGCGTTATGCAAGAAACTAAAGATGAACTTGATAGTGACAACTTGGATAAATATAGCTTGAAAGAAAGTTCTGACCAAGACCAATTCAAGAAAATTCAATCTGCTTTTAAACAACAAGAACCTATCGTCTTCACATCAATGGAACCTAGTTGGTTCTCTAAAGAATTAGACGTTAAAATGTTGAAAGATCCTGACAACATTTATGGTAATAATAATCAACATATTGACTTAGTATTTAACAAAAACTTTAAAGAGGCACATCCAGCTGCATACACAATTGCAACACGTATGGCAGATGATTGGAGTAAATCTGACGAAGACAAATTAGCTAAAAAAATCTTTGTTGATAACAAAAATCCAGAACAAGTAGCTAAAGACTATGTGGATGATAATGATAATAAAGTAGATGAATGGTTAGAAGATATTGAGACTAACTAA